The following proteins are encoded in a genomic region of Leptospira langatensis:
- the rlmB gene encoding 23S rRNA (guanosine(2251)-2'-O)-methyltransferase RlmB yields the protein MSRSDYIYGRRNIREILERYLEQGSELPFQELWLTSGAKKELQDILSEIGSKIKIQEASPGKLDRMLPGVNHQGVLASRILLHTGDKRSFDEHLETCKGPILVLDRIQDPGNLGNILRTAECFGVETVLIPERDSSGITPVVEKVASGALAYLNVFRVGNLVQILEKLQKRNFWVVSTSDRGEEDWSKVPAWEELVILMGNEGEGLKRILMEKSDFTLRIPLHGHISSLNVTVATGIVLDRLKNRP from the coding sequence GATACTGGAAAGATATCTGGAGCAAGGATCCGAACTTCCCTTCCAGGAACTTTGGCTGACTTCCGGTGCAAAGAAAGAACTACAAGATATACTGAGCGAGATCGGTAGCAAGATCAAGATCCAAGAGGCTTCTCCCGGAAAATTAGATCGAATGCTGCCTGGAGTCAATCACCAAGGAGTCCTTGCGTCTCGGATCCTTCTTCATACCGGAGATAAGAGATCCTTCGACGAACATTTGGAAACCTGCAAAGGTCCCATTCTTGTTTTGGATCGGATCCAAGATCCGGGTAATCTCGGAAATATTCTTAGGACTGCAGAATGTTTCGGAGTGGAGACGGTGCTGATTCCGGAGAGGGATTCTTCCGGGATCACTCCCGTAGTGGAAAAGGTAGCCTCCGGCGCGCTGGCCTATTTAAACGTATTCCGCGTCGGGAACTTAGTGCAAATATTAGAAAAACTGCAAAAACGGAATTTTTGGGTAGTCTCCACTTCGGACCGAGGAGAAGAAGATTGGTCCAAGGTCCCTGCTTGGGAAGAACTTGTCATTCTCATGGGAAACGAAGGAGAAGGACTCAAACGGATCCTGATGGAAAAATCGGATTTTACTCTCCGCATCCCATTGCATGGACATATTTCCTCTTTGAACGTAACTGTGGCTACAGGCATCGTTTTAGACAGATTGAAAAACCGACCATAG